Proteins encoded within one genomic window of Arachis ipaensis cultivar K30076 chromosome B08, Araip1.1, whole genome shotgun sequence:
- the LOC107613252 gene encoding protein CLP1 homolog, with the protein MAMAHSGGASSSGVKQQVKLEKESELRIEVGNDAPLRLRLLNGNAEIFGTELAPEIWLNFPPRLKFAVFTWYGATIEMEGTTETDYTADETPMVSYVNVHAILEARRTRAKASSSGDSESSQGPRVIVVGPTDSGKSTLSRMLLSWAAKQGSKPTFVDLDIGQGSITIPGCIAATPIEMPIDPVEGITLEMPLVYFFGHTTPSNNVELYKVLVKELGGMLERQFAGNAESRASGMVINTMGWIEGVGYDLLLHATRTLKANVVLVLGQEKLYSMLRDVLKGEPKVDVVKLQRSGGVVSRNVKVRQKARSFRIREYFYGLLNDLSPHSNIANFSDLCVYRIGGGPQAPRSALPIGAEPVADPTRVVPVNINRDLLHMVLAVSFAKEPEEIISSNVAGFIYVTDVDIQRKKITYLAPSAGDLPSKFLILGSLTWLET; encoded by the exons ATGGCGATGGCGCACAGTGGCGGTGCATCGAGCTCAGGGGTGAAGCAGCAGGTGAAATTGGAGAAAGAAAGCGAGCTCCGGATTGAGGTTGGAAACGATGCTCCTCTTCGCCTTCGTCTTCTCAATGGAAACGCCGAGATTTTCGGCACTGAGCTTGCACCCGAAATTTGGCTCAATTTCCCTCCCCGACTCAAATTCGCT GTTTTTACTTGGTATGGTGCTACCATTGAAATGGAAGGTACTACCGAAACTGATTATACTGCTGATGAG ACACCAATGGTAAGCTATGTTAACGTGCATGCTATATTAGAAGCCAGAAGAACTCGTGCTAAAGCTTCATCCTCGGGCGATTCTGAATCTTCTCAG GGGCCTAGAGTGATTGTTGTAGGACCTACTGACTCCGGAAAGAGTACCTTGTCGAGGATGCTTCTTAGCTGGGCGGCTAAGCAGGGTTCGAAGCCTACCTTCGTTGACTTGGATATTGGACAGGGATCTATAACGATTCCTGGATGCATTGCTGCTACTCCAATTGAAATGCCCATTGACCCTGTTGAAGGAATTACTCTTGAGATGCCTCTTGTTTACTTTTTTGGCCATACAACTCCAAG TAACAATGTAGAATTGTATAAAGTGCTAGTCAAGGAACTTGGGGGGATGCTAGAGAGACAATTTGCTGGAAATGCCGAATCTCGTGCTTCGGGCATGGTGATAAATACCATGGGGTGGATAGAGGGAGTAGGCTATGAT TTGCTATTGCATGCAACTCGTACACTTAAGGCTAATGTTGTCTTAGTTTTGGGTCAG GAAAAACTGTACAGCATGCTCAGAGATGTCCTGAAGGGAGAGCCCAAAGTTGATGTTGTGAAACTTCAAAGGTCTGGTGGAGTTGTATCCAGGAATGTGAAGGTCCGCCAGAAGGCCAGAAGTTTTAGGATAAGA GAGTACTTCTATGGCCTTCTTAATGATCTCTCTCCACATTCTAATATTGCTAATTTTAGTGACTTGTGCGTCTATCGGATTGGTGGTGGGCCACAGGCTCCTCGCTCAGCCTTGCCAATTGGAGCAGAACCTGTTGCTGACCCAACAAGAGTTGTTCCTGTGAATATAAACCGTGATTTGCTCCACATGGTCCTTGCAGTCTCATTTGCCAAGGAACCTGAAGAGATCATTTCAAg CAACGTTGCTGGCTTTATCTACGTAACAGATGTTGACATTCAGAG AAAGAAGATAACTTACCTTGCACCATCCGCTGGAGATCTTCCAAGCAAGTTTTTGATACTGGGATCCTTGACATGGCTTGAGACATGA